In Halobaculum sp. XH14, a single genomic region encodes these proteins:
- a CDS encoding MFS transporter: MGASARLRRLTAYDALVLTALVWFLAKFLRYAFPPLFATPAFRAEFGVSNALLGAAYTAMMAVYALMQFPSGALADRLGATRVVVGGGLVAAAGAFVLTVPIPGLASGATVASGPSANWAGVALLVAGMLLVGFGTGAHKTVAVRLLSRIYPARTGRALGVLDTFGAFGGVAAGAAVVFFLDVADWHALFLAGGLVGVGLAAAVALRVPARVPATDRDRTADESVGLGTYLGLFREPRFAAFVGATLCFSFAYNGAVAFLPSFLTEQAGLSTAAASFLFSGLFVVSLVQLLTGDLSDRVGRLSVIAGTLMVATAGLVALVLVGVAGPVVLGAAVVAFGLGSHGFRPVRGAYLTEVIPADVAGGGLGAVRTLLMGAGAVAPVVVGAVADARDFGVAFSLLAVAMVAAVLLTGAVALLGGE; this comes from the coding sequence ATGGGAGCCAGCGCCCGCCTGCGCCGCCTGACCGCCTACGACGCGCTGGTGCTCACGGCGCTCGTCTGGTTCCTCGCCAAGTTCCTCCGCTACGCGTTCCCGCCGCTGTTCGCCACCCCCGCCTTCCGGGCAGAGTTCGGCGTGTCGAACGCCCTGCTCGGGGCCGCCTACACCGCGATGATGGCCGTCTACGCGCTGATGCAGTTCCCCTCGGGCGCGCTCGCGGACCGGCTCGGCGCGACGAGGGTCGTCGTCGGTGGCGGCCTCGTCGCGGCCGCCGGGGCGTTCGTGCTGACGGTGCCGATTCCCGGCCTCGCGTCCGGGGCGACCGTCGCCTCCGGTCCGAGCGCCAACTGGGCCGGGGTGGCGCTGCTCGTCGCCGGGATGCTGCTCGTCGGGTTCGGCACCGGCGCGCACAAGACGGTCGCCGTCAGGCTGCTCTCGCGCATCTACCCGGCGCGGACGGGGCGCGCGCTCGGCGTGCTCGACACGTTCGGCGCGTTCGGCGGCGTCGCCGCGGGCGCGGCGGTCGTGTTCTTCCTCGACGTCGCGGACTGGCACGCGCTGTTTCTCGCCGGGGGACTCGTCGGCGTCGGCCTCGCCGCGGCGGTCGCGCTCCGGGTTCCGGCGCGCGTGCCGGCGACCGACCGCGACCGGACCGCCGACGAGTCCGTCGGCCTCGGGACCTACCTCGGGCTGTTCCGCGAGCCGCGCTTTGCCGCCTTCGTCGGCGCGACGCTCTGCTTCTCGTTCGCGTACAACGGCGCGGTCGCGTTCCTCCCCTCGTTCCTGACCGAGCAGGCGGGCCTGTCGACCGCGGCCGCGTCGTTCCTCTTCTCGGGCCTGTTCGTCGTCAGCCTCGTCCAGTTGCTCACGGGCGACCTCTCGGACCGGGTCGGTCGGCTCTCGGTCATCGCCGGGACGCTGATGGTTGCGACCGCCGGGCTCGTCGCGCTCGTGCTCGTCGGCGTCGCCGGCCCGGTCGTCCTCGGCGCGGCGGTGGTCGCGTTCGGCCTCGGGAGCCACGGCTTCCGACCCGTGCGGGGCGCGTACCTGACGGAGGTCATCCCGGCCGACGTCGCCGGTGGGGGGCTGGGCGCGGTGCGGACGCTGTTGATGGGTGCGGGCGCGGTCGCCCCGGTCGTCGTCGGGGCGGTCGCGGACGCGCGAGACTTCGGCGTCGCGTTCTCGCTGCTCGCGGTGGCGATGGTCGCGGCGGTGCTGTTGACGGGCGCGGTCGCGCTGCTCGGCGGCGAGTGA
- a CDS encoding DUF7120 family protein: MTRVTVDLSDQTESDLQRLVDQGEFISRDQAIEDLLSRGLSAYQPVEDSPNEMDETMFDRVTDEQQDPAIQDDEGGDPRF; the protein is encoded by the coding sequence GTGACCAGAGTGACCGTCGACCTGTCGGACCAGACCGAAAGCGACCTCCAGCGACTCGTCGACCAGGGGGAGTTCATCAGCCGCGACCAGGCCATCGAGGACCTCCTCTCGCGCGGGCTCTCGGCCTACCAGCCGGTCGAGGACTCGCCGAACGAGATGGACGAGACGATGTTCGACCGCGTGACCGACGAGCAGCAGGACCCCGCGATCCAGGACGACGAGGGCGGCGACCCGCGGTTCTGA
- a CDS encoding signal recognition particle protein Srp54, whose amino-acid sequence MVLDDLGSSLRDTMDTLRGKSRLDEEDVENVVREIQRSLLSADVDVGLVMDLSDSIETRALEEEPPGGTTARDHVLKIVYEEMVDLIGESTELPLENQTILLAGLQGSGKTTSAAKMAWWFSKKGLRPAVIQTDTFRPGAYDQAKQMTEDAEVQFYGDPDEDDPVKIAREGLEATADAEVHIVDTAGRHALEDDLIAEIEEIDSVVDPDRSLLVLDAAIGQGAKEQAGQFEDSIGIDGVVITKLDGTAKGGGALTAVNETDSSIAFLGTGETVQDIERFEPDGFISRLLGMGDLKQLSERVERAMEETQEEEDWDPEDMLEGEFTLKDMRNQMRAMDKMGPLDQVMDMIPGMGGGIMDQLPDDAMDVTQDRMRGFEILMDSMTEGELEKPGRIGAERRRRIARGSGVPEERLEELLEQHRMMKRTMEQFAGMGDGDMQRMMKKMQQQGGGGGGGMGGMGPFGD is encoded by the coding sequence ATGGTACTCGACGACCTCGGGAGCTCCCTGCGGGACACGATGGACACGCTCCGCGGGAAGTCCCGGCTCGACGAGGAAGACGTCGAGAACGTCGTGCGGGAGATCCAGCGCTCGCTCCTCTCCGCGGACGTCGACGTCGGCCTCGTGATGGACCTCTCGGACAGCATCGAGACGCGGGCCCTGGAGGAGGAGCCGCCGGGCGGGACGACCGCGCGCGATCACGTCCTCAAGATCGTCTACGAGGAGATGGTCGACCTCATCGGCGAGTCGACCGAGCTCCCGCTGGAGAACCAGACCATCCTGCTCGCGGGCCTCCAGGGGTCGGGGAAGACGACCTCCGCCGCGAAGATGGCCTGGTGGTTCTCGAAGAAGGGGCTCCGCCCGGCGGTCATCCAGACGGACACGTTCCGGCCCGGAGCGTACGACCAGGCCAAGCAGATGACCGAGGACGCCGAGGTGCAGTTCTACGGCGACCCGGACGAGGACGACCCCGTGAAGATCGCCCGCGAGGGGCTCGAAGCGACCGCCGACGCCGAGGTCCACATCGTCGACACCGCCGGCCGGCACGCGCTCGAGGACGACCTCATCGCCGAGATCGAGGAGATCGACTCGGTCGTCGACCCCGACCGCTCGCTGCTGGTGCTCGACGCCGCCATCGGCCAGGGGGCCAAGGAGCAGGCGGGGCAGTTCGAGGACTCCATCGGCATCGACGGCGTCGTCATCACGAAGCTCGACGGGACGGCGAAGGGTGGCGGGGCGCTGACGGCCGTCAACGAGACGGACTCCTCGATCGCGTTCCTCGGCACCGGCGAGACGGTCCAGGACATCGAGCGGTTCGAGCCGGACGGGTTCATCTCCCGGCTGCTCGGGATGGGCGATCTCAAACAGCTCTCCGAGCGCGTCGAGCGCGCGATGGAGGAGACCCAGGAGGAGGAGGACTGGGACCCCGAGGACATGCTGGAGGGCGAGTTCACCCTGAAGGACATGCGCAACCAGATGCGCGCGATGGACAAGATGGGGCCGCTCGACCAGGTGATGGACATGATTCCGGGGATGGGCGGCGGGATCATGGACCAGCTTCCCGACGACGCGATGGACGTCACCCAGGACCGGATGCGCGGCTTCGAGATCCTGATGGACTCGATGACCGAGGGCGAACTGGAGAAGCCCGGCCGCATCGGCGCGGAACGGCGTCGCCGCATCGCCCGCGGCTCCGGCGTCCCGGAGGAGCGACTGGAGGAACTGCTGGAGCAACATCGCATGATGAAGCGGACGATGGAGCAGTTCGCCGGGATGGGCGACGGCGACATGCAGCGCATGATGAAGAAGATGCAACAGCAGGGCGGCGGCGGTGGCGGCGGCATGGGCGGGATGGGACCGTTCGGGGACTGA
- a CDS encoding SLC13 family permease, with amino-acid sequence MPVAPEILLVFAFVLAALVLFVTEPVPVDITALGLLVALLLTGPVSTALANAGLLAGPVELVTVEQGLSGFANAATLTVLAMFVLSEGVRRTGIIQRLGGFISRLTQGDETKQLGATIGLVGPVSGIINNTAAVAVLLPMVTDLAERGRTSPSKLLLPLSYASMVGGTLTLIGTSTNILASDLYSRLAPAAVAREFRMFEFLPLGAVLLVIGSVYLLTVGRWLTPARIEPRADLTEEFEMADYLTEVVVRPDSPLVGQRVEGALEDTPFDVDLVQLIRDERVFLEPLGQKEIQPGDVFAVRTDRATLVELLDVEGLDLVPEATVDEDELEAAEGPKNLVEVVIAPGSSLVGDSLATASFRQRYDATVLALRRGRELIRQRMDEVPLRVGDTLLVQASVESLERLDANRNFIVAQEIEQHDYRESRTSVAVGIVGAVVALAALGVMPIVVSALAGALAMVVTGCLRPPEVYDAVQWDVIFLLAGVIPLGIALESSGAASLLADAVVAAGDVLPPLVLLGVFYVVTALLTNVISNNASVVLMIPVAIEAAGTLGANPLAFAMAVTFAASTAFMTPVGYQTNLFVYGPGGYRFSDYVRVGGPLQAIFAVVTPIGVDFFFGLGL; translated from the coding sequence GTGCCGGTCGCCCCCGAGATACTGCTGGTCTTCGCGTTCGTCCTCGCCGCACTGGTGCTGTTCGTCACCGAGCCGGTTCCGGTGGACATCACCGCGCTCGGGTTGCTGGTCGCGCTCCTCCTCACCGGTCCAGTCTCGACCGCGCTGGCGAACGCCGGACTCCTCGCCGGGCCGGTCGAACTCGTCACCGTCGAACAGGGGCTCTCCGGGTTCGCCAACGCCGCGACGCTGACCGTCCTCGCCATGTTCGTCCTGAGCGAGGGCGTCCGCCGGACGGGCATCATCCAGCGGCTCGGCGGGTTCATCTCACGGCTGACCCAGGGTGACGAGACGAAACAGCTCGGGGCGACCATCGGGCTCGTCGGGCCCGTCTCGGGGATCATCAACAACACCGCGGCGGTCGCCGTCCTCCTCCCGATGGTGACAGATCTGGCCGAACGCGGGCGAACCTCCCCCTCAAAGCTCCTCCTGCCGCTGTCGTACGCCTCGATGGTCGGGGGGACGCTCACGCTCATCGGGACGTCGACGAACATCCTCGCCTCGGACCTGTACAGCCGGCTCGCGCCGGCGGCGGTGGCCCGCGAGTTCCGGATGTTCGAGTTCCTCCCGCTGGGCGCGGTGTTGCTCGTCATCGGCTCGGTCTACCTGCTCACGGTCGGCCGCTGGCTCACCCCTGCCAGGATCGAACCCCGGGCGGACCTCACCGAGGAGTTCGAGATGGCCGACTACCTCACCGAGGTCGTCGTTCGCCCGGACTCGCCGCTGGTCGGCCAGCGCGTCGAGGGGGCCCTGGAGGACACCCCGTTCGACGTCGACCTCGTCCAGCTCATCCGGGACGAGCGCGTGTTCCTCGAACCGCTCGGCCAGAAGGAGATCCAGCCCGGCGACGTGTTCGCGGTCCGGACCGACCGCGCCACGCTGGTCGAACTACTCGACGTGGAAGGGCTCGACCTCGTCCCGGAGGCGACCGTCGACGAGGACGAACTCGAGGCCGCCGAGGGACCGAAGAACCTCGTCGAGGTGGTCATCGCGCCCGGCTCCTCGCTCGTCGGCGACTCGCTCGCCACCGCGAGCTTCCGCCAGCGCTACGACGCGACGGTGCTCGCGCTCCGGCGCGGCCGCGAACTCATCCGCCAGCGGATGGACGAGGTGCCCCTGCGGGTCGGCGACACGCTGCTCGTGCAGGCGTCGGTCGAGTCGCTGGAACGGCTCGACGCGAACCGGAACTTCATCGTCGCCCAGGAGATCGAGCAGCACGACTACCGGGAGTCGCGGACGTCGGTCGCGGTCGGCATCGTCGGCGCCGTCGTCGCGCTGGCCGCGCTGGGCGTCATGCCCATCGTCGTCTCCGCGCTCGCGGGCGCGCTGGCGATGGTCGTGACGGGCTGTCTGCGCCCGCCGGAGGTGTACGACGCCGTACAGTGGGACGTCATCTTCCTGCTCGCTGGCGTCATCCCGCTCGGCATCGCGCTGGAGTCCTCCGGCGCCGCGAGTCTGCTCGCGGACGCGGTCGTCGCGGCCGGCGACGTGCTCCCGCCGCTGGTGCTGCTGGGCGTCTTCTACGTCGTCACGGCGCTGCTGACGAACGTCATCTCCAACAACGCGAGCGTCGTGTTGATGATCCCGGTCGCCATCGAGGCGGCGGGCACGCTCGGCGCGAACCCGCTCGCGTTCGCCATGGCGGTCACGTTCGCGGCCAGCACGGCGTTCATGACGCCGGTCGGCTACCAGACGAACCTGTTCGTCTACGGGCCGGGCGGGTACCGGTTCTCGGACTACGTCCGCGTCGGCGGGCCGCTGCAGGCCATCTTCGCCGTCGTGACGCCGATCGGGGTGGACTTCTTCTTCGGGCTGGGGTTGTAG
- the surE gene encoding 5'/3'-nucleotidase SurE: MSDLRVLLTNDDGIDSPGLAALYEELRAVADVTVVAPADNQSGVGRSRSRAVDVDDHEWGYAVHGTPADCAAYALGGLDDEFDLVVSGCNLGPNCGEYLLGHSGTVGAAVEAAYLGAPALAVSAYHRDDFFPPQGIAFSVPAAVTRELVERLPGSGVFDSADYLSLNSPIEAHGKLRVTEPLADYAVDVRDATESEREQHDGDLRLENDYWARLDQPDRYPVLEEAADSYPAWSDRAAVVDGDVSLSPLRIPQEAVTTPAVDDLVATYNEEASIGAPAADDD, encoded by the coding sequence ATGAGCGATCTGCGCGTCCTGCTGACCAACGACGACGGCATCGACTCGCCCGGCCTCGCGGCGCTGTACGAGGAGCTCCGCGCCGTGGCCGACGTGACGGTCGTCGCGCCCGCCGACAACCAGTCCGGCGTCGGCCGCTCCCGCTCGCGCGCGGTCGACGTGGACGACCACGAGTGGGGGTACGCCGTCCACGGCACGCCCGCCGACTGTGCCGCCTACGCGCTCGGCGGCCTCGACGACGAGTTCGACCTCGTCGTCTCGGGCTGTAACCTCGGGCCGAACTGCGGGGAGTACCTGCTCGGCCACTCGGGCACCGTCGGCGCGGCCGTCGAGGCAGCGTACCTCGGCGCGCCCGCGCTCGCCGTCTCGGCGTACCACCGGGACGACTTCTTCCCGCCACAGGGCATCGCCTTCTCCGTGCCCGCCGCGGTCACCCGGGAACTCGTCGAACGGCTCCCCGGGTCGGGCGTGTTCGACTCGGCCGACTACCTCAGCCTCAACAGCCCGATCGAGGCCCACGGGAAACTGCGCGTCACGGAGCCGCTGGCCGACTACGCCGTCGACGTGCGCGACGCGACCGAGTCGGAGCGCGAACAGCACGACGGCGACCTCAGGCTGGAGAACGACTACTGGGCGCGGCTCGACCAGCCGGACCGCTACCCGGTGCTGGAGGAGGCGGCCGACTCCTACCCGGCGTGGTCCGACCGCGCGGCCGTCGTCGACGGCGACGTGAGCCTGTCGCCGCTGCGCATCCCACAGGAGGCCGTCACCACGCCGGCCGTCGACGACCTCGTGGCGACGTACAACGAGGAGGCGTCGATCGGCGCGCCCGCCGCGGACGACGACTGA
- a CDS encoding winged helix-turn-helix domain-containing protein, with protein sequence MVQTETSDEAYAEDTPLTYLFGTPARTKIVGALVSETDHDLNTSDIARLAGVARSTVYDHLDELEALGLVEETRTVGGSPMYQLDTDDELVEHIARIEGLVLKRLLELEGQL encoded by the coding sequence ATGGTGCAAACGGAGACCAGCGACGAGGCGTACGCGGAGGACACCCCGCTGACGTATCTGTTCGGGACGCCGGCGCGAACGAAGATCGTCGGAGCACTGGTGAGCGAGACGGACCACGACCTCAACACGAGCGATATCGCGCGGCTCGCGGGCGTCGCGCGGAGCACGGTGTACGACCACCTGGACGAACTCGAAGCGCTCGGGCTCGTCGAGGAGACGCGGACGGTCGGCGGGAGTCCGATGTATCAGCTCGACACCGACGACGAGCTCGTCGAACACATCGCTCGGATCGAGGGACTCGTCCTGAAGCGGCTGCTGGAACTCGAGGGGCAGCTGTAG
- a CDS encoding ArsR/SmtB family transcription factor yields MVEQKPDDLDLDAVFQALSHPIRRSILEQLTDGPESVGELAEPHDVSLPAVSKHLRVLEDAGLIDVEKDGLVRRCHLDAVPLSAAFGWLTQYRVFWEDRLAALADHLENEDQ; encoded by the coding sequence ATGGTTGAACAGAAGCCGGACGACTTGGACCTCGACGCGGTCTTCCAGGCACTCTCTCACCCGATACGTCGGTCAATCCTCGAACAGTTGACCGACGGCCCGGAGAGTGTGGGCGAGCTAGCCGAGCCTCACGACGTTTCCCTGCCAGCCGTATCCAAGCACCTGCGCGTGCTGGAGGATGCTGGGTTAATCGATGTCGAGAAGGACGGTCTCGTTCGCCGCTGCCACCTTGATGCCGTGCCGCTTTCCGCGGCGTTCGGGTGGCTGACCCAGTATCGCGTCTTCTGGGAGGACCGGTTAGCGGCGCTGGCCGACCATCTGGAGAACGAAGACCAATGA
- a CDS encoding nucleoside recognition protein, whose product MDPTGLVPLVADALLRVARIAALVAVGVFLANLAVEFGAVERVAGLSRFLTGPANLPDEAGTAILTTTASTTAGYGMLADFRESGRLSDRATLVAVTINTFFGFVQHVFTFYAPVLIPILGLQVGLMYVGARAGIALAITLVGVFGGALLLPSDGVAGRSADDETDGLGVATADESGEDGLADGGSTPSVAATGGSATYRERAHAAADASRSTLRRIVPRLAVVYVLVTVLVARVDLQSLSAAAGPLAEVAGLPAAAIPVIVIFAFDTTAGAATVAPLVGNTLTPEVAVATMLVGGVVSFAVSTFKRSIPFQYGVWGAEFGLRVVVLNTVLKVVFISVAVAFFLV is encoded by the coding sequence GTGGACCCGACCGGCCTCGTACCTCTCGTCGCCGACGCCCTGCTCCGGGTCGCGCGCATCGCCGCGCTCGTCGCCGTCGGGGTGTTCCTCGCCAACCTCGCCGTCGAGTTCGGCGCGGTCGAGCGGGTCGCGGGGCTCTCGCGCTTTCTCACCGGCCCGGCGAACCTCCCGGACGAGGCGGGCACGGCCATCCTGACGACGACGGCCTCGACGACGGCGGGCTACGGGATGCTCGCGGACTTCCGCGAGTCGGGGCGGCTCTCGGACCGCGCGACGCTCGTCGCCGTGACCATCAACACGTTCTTCGGGTTCGTCCAGCACGTGTTCACGTTCTACGCACCCGTTCTCATCCCGATTCTCGGGCTCCAGGTGGGGCTCATGTACGTCGGCGCGCGGGCCGGCATCGCGCTCGCCATCACGCTCGTCGGCGTGTTCGGCGGCGCGCTGTTGCTCCCCTCGGACGGCGTGGCGGGGCGGTCGGCGGACGACGAGACGGACGGTCTCGGCGTCGCCACCGCGGACGAGTCGGGCGAGGACGGCCTCGCGGACGGCGGGTCGACACCGTCGGTCGCCGCCACCGGCGGGTCGGCGACCTACCGGGAGCGGGCGCACGCGGCCGCCGACGCCTCGCGCTCGACGCTCCGGCGCATCGTCCCCCGACTCGCCGTCGTCTACGTCCTCGTGACCGTGCTCGTCGCGCGGGTGGACCTGCAGTCGCTGTCGGCCGCGGCGGGGCCGCTGGCGGAGGTCGCGGGGTTGCCGGCCGCGGCGATTCCGGTGATCGTGATCTTCGCGTTCGACACGACCGCCGGGGCCGCGACGGTCGCGCCGCTGGTGGGGAACACGCTGACGCCCGAGGTGGCGGTGGCGACGATGCTCGTGGGCGGGGTCGTCTCCTTCGCGGTGTCGACGTTCAAGCGGTCGATCCCGTTCCAGTACGGCGTCTGGGGCGCGGAGTTCGGGCTGCGGGTCGTCGTGTTGAACACCGTGTTGAAGGTGGTGTTCATCTCGGTCGCCGTGGCGTTCTTCCTCGTTTGA
- a CDS encoding DEAD/DEAH box helicase translates to MSEQLPGVETLFLHQRGDEYAVAVRRDGERVLHGMLELKEADAGPRPRRFRVKRGGDEEPRQPDQFVDLARAAERIRISEQTDRSARDRLVEMLDAYQLEAVQVRTCRYCANDGRYSPVTEDTAVKADRDHICQDCATRELERELSYKGQFTGAARERLEELLLEVGDLDRITNLLQGNLDPDLTRFDTISATVDDVDPVRVDELNLHPGLQDRAEGRFEELLPVQSLSVRNGLFDGDDQLVVSATATGKTLVGELAGVDNALNGNGKMLFLVPLVALANQKHEDFEDRYGDVLDVTIRVGASRINDDGNRFDPDADVIVGTYEGIDHALRTGKDMGDIGTVVIDEVHTLKEEGRGHRLDGMISRLKHYSERRDSRAQWIYLSATVGNPEWLAENLGATLIEFEERPVPIERHVTFADDREKLRLENDLVKRAFDGESSKGYRGQTIVFTNSRRRCHEISRKLEYSSAPYHAGLDYKRRKTVERQFGNQDLAAVVTTAALAAGVDFPASQVIFDSLAMGIEWLSVQEFEQMLGRAGRPDYHDEGTVYTLVEPDAVYHNSMEMTEDEVAFKLLKGEMEDVTTVYDESTAAEETLANVVVAGKRAKALNDRMLGDVPTTHAIGKLLEWEFIDGLAPTPLGRAVTRHFLAPDDAFRILDGIRRGETPYSVVADMELADQEL, encoded by the coding sequence GTGTCCGAACAGCTTCCGGGGGTCGAGACGCTGTTCCTCCACCAGCGTGGCGACGAGTACGCGGTCGCAGTGAGGCGGGACGGCGAGCGCGTGCTCCACGGGATGCTCGAACTGAAGGAGGCCGACGCCGGGCCGCGACCCCGCCGCTTCCGCGTGAAGCGCGGGGGCGACGAGGAGCCCCGCCAGCCCGACCAGTTCGTCGACCTCGCCCGCGCCGCCGAACGCATCCGCATCTCCGAGCAGACCGACCGGAGCGCCCGCGACCGGCTGGTGGAGATGCTCGACGCCTACCAGCTTGAGGCCGTGCAGGTGCGCACCTGCCGGTACTGCGCGAACGACGGGCGCTACTCGCCGGTCACCGAGGACACCGCGGTGAAGGCCGACCGCGACCACATCTGTCAGGACTGCGCGACGCGCGAACTCGAGCGCGAACTCTCCTACAAGGGCCAGTTCACCGGCGCGGCACGGGAACGACTGGAGGAGTTGCTGCTGGAGGTCGGCGACCTCGACCGCATCACGAACCTCCTGCAGGGGAACCTCGACCCCGACCTCACGCGGTTCGACACCATCTCGGCGACCGTCGACGATGTCGACCCCGTTCGCGTCGACGAGCTGAACCTCCACCCCGGCCTCCAGGATCGGGCCGAGGGCCGCTTCGAGGAGCTGCTCCCGGTCCAGAGCCTCTCGGTTCGGAACGGCCTGTTCGACGGCGACGACCAGCTGGTCGTGAGCGCGACCGCGACCGGGAAGACCCTGGTGGGCGAACTCGCCGGGGTCGACAACGCGCTCAACGGGAACGGGAAGATGCTGTTTCTCGTGCCGCTCGTCGCGCTCGCCAACCAGAAGCACGAGGACTTCGAGGACCGCTACGGCGACGTGCTCGACGTGACCATCCGCGTCGGCGCCTCGCGCATCAACGACGACGGCAACCGGTTCGACCCGGACGCCGACGTCATCGTCGGCACCTACGAGGGCATCGACCACGCGCTCCGGACGGGCAAGGACATGGGCGACATCGGGACGGTGGTCATCGACGAGGTCCACACGCTGAAGGAGGAGGGCCGGGGCCACCGACTCGACGGGATGATCTCCCGGCTGAAACACTACTCCGAGCGGCGGGACTCCCGCGCGCAGTGGATCTACCTCTCGGCGACCGTCGGCAACCCCGAGTGGCTCGCGGAGAACCTCGGCGCGACGCTCATCGAGTTCGAGGAGCGCCCGGTGCCCATCGAGCGCCACGTCACCTTCGCCGACGACCGGGAGAAGCTCCGCCTGGAGAACGACCTCGTGAAGCGCGCGTTCGACGGCGAGTCCTCGAAGGGGTACCGCGGGCAGACGATCGTCTTCACCAACTCCCGCCGCCGGTGTCACGAGATCTCCCGGAAGCTGGAGTACAGCAGCGCCCCCTACCACGCCGGGCTCGACTACAAGCGCCGCAAGACCGTCGAGCGCCAGTTCGGGAACCAGGACCTCGCGGCCGTCGTGACGACCGCAGCACTGGCGGCCGGCGTCGACTTCCCGGCCTCGCAGGTCATCTTCGACTCGCTGGCGATGGGCATCGAGTGGCTCTCCGTCCAGGAGTTCGAGCAGATGCTCGGCCGGGCGGGGCGGCCGGACTATCACGACGAGGGCACCGTCTACACGCTCGTCGAACCCGATGCGGTGTACCACAACTCGATGGAGATGACCGAGGACGAGGTCGCGTTCAAACTCCTCAAGGGCGAGATGGAGGACGTGACGACCGTCTACGACGAGTCGACCGCCGCCGAGGAGACGCTGGCGAACGTCGTCGTCGCCGGCAAGCGCGCGAAGGCGCTGAACGACCGGATGCTCGGCGACGTGCCCACCACGCACGCGATCGGGAAACTGCTCGAGTGGGAGTTCATCGACGGCCTCGCGCCGACGCCGCTCGGCCGCGCGGTGACCCGGCACTTCCTCGCGCCCGACGACGCCTTCAGGATTCTGGACGGGATTCGCCGTGGCGAGACGCCGTACAGCGTGGTGGCCGACATGGAACTGGCCGACCAGGAGCTGTAA
- a CDS encoding SRPBCC domain-containing protein, translating into MTDNANEGDASTTETTADEEGRITASRVIEAPPDRVYEAFLDPDDIAVWSPPDGFSADVQEVEPEEGGSFQVENIAETEEMEQHNHTFEGTYQELKRGEKIVWTEEGDGSSTVTVNLDTVPAGTEVTLRLEGIPKDVAEEYGVVEAWEDSLRKLAGLVED; encoded by the coding sequence ATGACAGACAACGCCAACGAAGGCGATGCATCAACGACAGAGACCACGGCGGACGAGGAGGGAAGGATAACCGCGAGTCGCGTGATCGAAGCGCCGCCCGACCGGGTTTACGAGGCGTTTCTCGATCCTGACGACATCGCGGTGTGGTCGCCTCCGGACGGCTTCAGCGCCGACGTTCAGGAGGTCGAACCCGAAGAGGGCGGGTCCTTCCAAGTCGAGAACATTGCTGAAACCGAAGAGATGGAACAACACAACCACACGTTCGAAGGCACCTACCAGGAACTCAAACGCGGCGAGAAGATCGTCTGGACCGAGGAGGGTGATGGCTCCAGTACGGTAACGGTCAACTTGGATACGGTCCCTGCCGGGACCGAGGTCACCCTCCGCTTAGAAGGGATCCCCAAGGATGTCGCCGAGGAATACGGGGTCGTGGAGGCTTGGGAAGACTCCCTCCGGAAACTCGCGGGTCTGGTGGAGGACTGA
- a CDS encoding DUF1801 domain-containing protein: MGADAIPALLGLFRVEQDTRDDHPNGWVGFARHWRGDTLRLDFDLFSGHEEPDPILVVTAIAGRAGKKTIVDEDFGEVDLSAQVPTAEEWEERQKRYQAARRDDDTDGPTAVKAYIAALPGWKREVAARFDGIIQQELPDVRRAVKWHQPFFGVEDQGWFASFSAFSKHVKLSFVSESYLEPEPPSGTAPERQALDLEETDALDEEQVASWIRQAADDPGMDW, encoded by the coding sequence ATGGGTGCCGACGCCATTCCAGCCTTGCTGGGTCTGTTCCGGGTTGAGCAAGACACCCGGGACGACCATCCAAACGGCTGGGTGGGCTTCGCTCGCCACTGGCGAGGGGACACGCTGCGGCTGGACTTCGACCTGTTTTCCGGACACGAAGAGCCAGACCCGATATTGGTCGTGACCGCGATAGCAGGCCGAGCGGGGAAGAAAACTATCGTGGACGAAGACTTTGGAGAAGTCGATCTGTCGGCCCAGGTTCCGACGGCGGAGGAATGGGAAGAACGGCAAAAACGGTACCAGGCGGCGCGGAGGGACGATGACACCGATGGACCGACTGCGGTCAAGGCGTACATTGCAGCGCTGCCGGGGTGGAAGCGCGAGGTCGCGGCACGGTTCGACGGGATCATCCAGCAGGAACTGCCCGACGTGCGCCGCGCCGTGAAGTGGCACCAGCCATTCTTTGGCGTCGAGGACCAGGGGTGGTTCGCGTCATTCAGTGCATTCTCAAAACACGTGAAACTGTCATTCGTGTCCGAATCGTACCTCGAGCCGGAGCCACCCAGCGGGACGGCTCCGGAGAGACAGGCCCTGGACCTGGAGGAGACGGACGCGCTGGACGAAGAGCAGGTCGCCTCCTGGATCCGGCAAGCGGCCGACGATCCGGGGATGGACTGGTGA